TATCGTCTCGTCGGAGATGTCGTGTTCGAGCGTGCAGGCCTCCCTGCTCGCCGCGTCCGCATCGACGCCGAGCATCTCCGTCAAAAAGCACTGGAGGACGCGGTGTTTCCGCGCCACCCCTGACGCCACCGACGAGCCCTTCCCGGTCAGTCTGACGGCGTCGCCGGCTGCCCGCTCCAGGTATCCTTCCTCGACCAGGGAGGCGATGGTCGTCTCGGCGATCTCCCTCCCGGTACCGAGGGCCGCCGCTATCTCCTGCGACGTCGCCGGCTGCCCGCCGTCCCCCGTGATCGTGAAGATTGCTTCGAGGTAATCCTCAAACGTGGAAGGAAGCATGCTACAATTTCTTTGACTCCTATAACTTTATATTTGGGGGTGTAGGCAGCATAAGCGGGAAGACCCTCTGCGCAGGCGGAGGGATGAGAGCAGCACCCCTCCTCCAGGATCACTTTCACCACGCACGGCTCTTCTTTATGTCGAAAAACTGCAGATCACTCATGCGATAACCAGCAGGAGAGTTTCCGGTGCACATCACCGCAAAAATCAGGATTCAGGTCATGCCCGAGCAGGAGGACGTGCTCTGGCATCTCTCCGAGAAGTGCCGATTAGTCTACAATTTTGCGCTTGCCGAGCGGAACCGGAATTACCAGGAAAACAAAGACAGACCCGACAAACAGTACATCGGATATGTGCAGCAGGCGAACGCCCTCCCTAGGTTGAAGGAGAAGTATCCCGAGTACAAGTGGGTCTACTCAAAAGTGCTTCAGACGACATTGAAGTCCCTGGACGACGACTTTCGCTCATTCTTCGCCCTGCGACAGGATGGGGATAAGGGGGCAAATCCCCCGGGGTTCAAGGGAAAAGACCACTTCTGCACGCTGCGCTACAACCAGAGCGGGTTCAAGATCGAGGGGGACCGGATCCGGTTCTCCCACTTCTACAACACGATGCCACTGATCTTCGCCCTACCCGCTGGTTCTCAGTTCACCAACGTCAAACAGGTTGATCTCTTCTACGACGACATCAAGAGCGCGTACTATGTATCGATCGTTCATGAGGTCCAGCCGGCGCAGGAGTACCGTGACAACGGGCTCTACCAGGCGTTTGACCTCGGGGTGACCCGGCACGTCGGGGTGAACAGTCACGGGAAGTTCATTGAGTTTCCTGTGGCTCACCCGGACAAGTACTGGAAAACCCCGATCGCTGAGTTGCAGGCCCGGCGAGACCACTGTAAGAAGAAGAGCCGAAAGTGGCAGAAGCTGAACCGGCTCAAGCGGAAGTGTGAACGAAAACAGGGCAACCAGATCAAAGATTTCCAGCACAGATTGAGCAAGAAAATCGTTAAGAACACTCGGGCTAACACGATCCTCGTTGGGGATCTGAGCGTGAAGCAGATGCCCCGGTCCCGGCAGGCGACCCCGGGGCTCAACCGCGCCACCCAGAACACGGGGCACCTGTCGCGGTTCATCGGATTTTTGACCTACAAGGCAACCCTTGCAGGTAAGAGAGTAATAAAAATCGATGAACAGAACACGACAAAAGCCTGTTGTGTCTGCGGGACGCTTCACGACATGCCGCTCTGGAAACGAGTTCTAGAATGTGAGTGCGGGAACACCATGGATCGAGACCGGAACAGTGCGGTCAATATCATGGTACGGTTCCTATCACAGAATGCCCCGCGAACGGGCTACCGGCAGTTCGCCGGTAATCTGCGACAGACAGGTCTGGAAATTCCAGTACACTCGCAGGAAGCCCCCTGCGTAGGCGGGGGTAGTTCGCGGATTTGGGTAGTGCCATAGGAATTGTCAACGATCTACGGCCTGAGGAGGATGGGTGGGCCGGGTCGGCAGCGGAAGCGTGAAGCGATCTATGACCCCGGACGTTTTTCGGGATCTGAACTATTCGATCTGCATGCATCTTTCGGGCATGAATGATCATGAGCGGGACCAACGGTTAAGTAGTTACAGCGGGCTTAAGGAGACGTGATATCCATGCCGTCCGAAGAGAATAAGGCGATTGTTCGCAGGTTTATCGAAGCCTACAACAGCCGAAACCTGGATCTGTTCGACGATTTAGTGGCACCGGATTACGTCGACCACACTCATCAACAACAGGGCCGGGAAATCTTCAAACAACTCTTTAGTATGGCTTTCAACGCCTTCCCCGACTGGAATGAGAATATCGAAGATATCATTGCCGAAGAGGACAGGGTGTGGGTTTGTGTTAACGCTACGGGGACCCATACCGGCGAATGGAATCTTTCCGGAGTTCCGTTACCTCCTACCGGCAAGAAGGTGACAATGACGATGGTCTTCATCTGGCGTATCGAGAACGGCAAACTTGCAGAGGGATGGGAAGTCGATGAGGACCGGGATTTCCTCAAACAACTGGGCGTCATCGAATACACGGAAAAAGGAAGGAATCTCTTCCCGGAAGATGTTGGGTAGGGAACGTATCTCCCATGCACGCTTCCTGCCGGAGTCGGGGTCGCGAGCATCAACGCCTATATGGTTTCGCGGATGATCGATGATCATGGCGATCCCGGAGAGGCAGGTCACGAACAGGGACGTTGCCGAACGGCTCGCGTTCATGGGCCGTCTGCTCGAGATCGCGGGGGTTGATCGGTACCGGACCGGGGCCTACGAGCGGGCGGCGCGGCAGGTCGAGCGGCTCTCCCTCCCGGTCGCCGAACTCGATGAGGAGGAACTCACCCGCATCCCGGGCATAGGAGTCCGGATAGCCGGGCAGATCCGGGAGATCGCCGCTACCGGATCGTTTCGGGAACTAAAAGATCTGCAGGCAACCATCCCGGGATCAATCGTCGAACTGCTCGGCGTTGCCGGGGTGGGGCCCCGGACCCTGCACACCCTCTGGAAGAGACTCGGCATCCTGACCCTGGAGGATCTCGAGCGGGCAGTGCAGGGACACCGGATCAGGGCGCTCCCGGGGTTCGGCGCAAAGAAGGAGGAGACGATCAGGAGAGGTATCGGGCAGTTCCGCCACAGGTCGGACCGGATGACCCGGCCACAGGCCGACGCCGTGCTCGCGAACGTGGCGGCGCTGATCCCGGACGGGCAGTATCTGGTTGCGGGGAGTTACCGGCGGGGGTCGAGCACCGTCGGCAGGCTCGAGATCGTCGCTACCGGGAACCGGAGCGCCCTCGTAAACCACGCACCCGCCGGTGCAATCGCCCACGAGAGCGCCGAAGAGGTTTCGCTCTCGCTTGCCGGTGCCGGAGTGAACATCCGGTTCACCGAACCCGGCCGGTGCGGCACCGCGCTCCTCTGTGCCACCGGTTCACGTGGGTTCCTGGCCCGGCTCGGCGAGGTGGCGCTCGCACGGGGCTACCGTCTCGGCCCCGACGGTCTCCTGGACTCTGCGAGCGGGCGCCTGCAGACATTCGGGAGCGAGGAAGAGGTCTTTGCGTTCCTCGGGATGGCAGCCGTCCCGCCGGAGTTGCGCGAGGACCGGGGCGAGATCGAACTCGCCCTCCGGGGCGCCCTCCCCGCCCTCGTCGATCTATCCGACGTGCGGGGAGACCTCCACGCCCACACCACCTGGAGCGACGGCCGTCAGTCGCTCGAGGACGTAGCGACGGCAGGTGATGCCCGGAACTACGAGTACATCGTGGTAACCGACCACTCCTCGCGAGTGAGCCCGGATGCCCTCGCAAAGCAACGGGCCGAGATCGAACGGATCAACCGGCAGCACGCCTGCCAGCTCCTCGCCGGGAGCGAAGTGGATATCAAAAGCGACGGCACGCTCGGGTACCAGAACAGGGTTCTTGCCGACCTCGACCTGGTGATCGCATCGGTCCACTCGGGGTTTGCCCAGGACCAGGACGTCCTGACCCGGCGCGTCCTCACCGCTATGGAGAACGAGCACGTCGATATCATCGGCCATCCCACCGGACGCCTGCTCGGCCGCAGGCCGCCGTATGCGATCGACCTTCTCCGCGTCATGAAGCATGCGGCGGAGACCGGGACCGCCCTCGAGATCAACGCGTCGCCCCACCGTCTCGACCTTGAGGATATTTATATCAGGCACGCGAAGAAGGAAGGAGTGAAACTGGCTGCAGGAACCGATGCCCACCGAATTGGCGAATTTTCAAACATGCGCTACGGCATCGTGCTGGCACGCCGGGGCTGGTGCGCCCCGGACGATATCTTGAATACCCTCTCCCTATCCGGGCTGCTGGAGTGGAGGTCGTGATCTACCGGCTCTACGAGAAGATCCTCCTCCGGGACCTCCATACGCTCCCGGAACACATCTGCTTCATGATCACCGAGCAGGATATGCTCGACGCCCCGGACAACCTCTACCTTGCCGCCCAGTGGTGCCGCGACCTCGGGATCGCCAGTGCCATGTTCCACATCAGCACCGCCGATCCGGCCCGGCTGGAACGGTGCCTCCCTTTGATTCGCACGCTCTCGTCGATAGCACGCCTGACCCTGCACTACCGGGACGAAAAGGAGGTCAGCGGGGAAGGCATGGACGTGACGGTGGCGATCGGGAAGAGCGGCCGGGAGGAGATCGCCGGCTGCGTGAGACGGATGGCCGAAGACGGGGTGGACCCGGGCTCCGTCGACGAAGACCTGCTGGAGTCGTACCTCACCTTCAACTACGAGCCGGACCTCGTCATCAAGACAGGCGGCGATCACCTGACCGACTTCCTCATCTGGCAGTCGGTCTACTCCGAACTCTTCTTCCTCGACATCAACTGGGCACTGCTCAGAAAAGTGGACTTTCTCCGGGCACTCAGGGACTTCCAGTCCAGGGCGCGCCGGTTCGGCCGGTAACCGTCAGCCCCGCCGGTCTGCACGCTCCTTAAGCAGCATGCGCTGGTCGTAGACCCGCATCGCCCGCAAAAGGTCGATCTTCCTGAACGCCGGCCAGAACGGAGCGCAGAAGTAGACAGCCGACTCGTGGCCGTTCGCGAGCCAGGGGAGGAAGTTGGATGTCCGGTAGTCGTTGCCGGTGCGGATGATCAGGTCGACGGGGGGTATGGGCGCCCCGCGGTGCAGGTGGGCTTCAACGATCGCAGGATCGATGGCCGCGGGATCGACGGCGCCCCGCTTGACTTCTTCGAGGATCGACCGGGCGGCGTGCACGATCTCGTTCCGGCCGCCGTAGGCGAGCGCGATGTTGATGTAGTAGTCGGTGTAGTGCAGTGTCGCCTTCTCCGCCGCTTCGATGGTTGCAAGGAGGTCGTCGGGAAGAAGGGACCGGTCGCCGATCATCTGCACCCGGATGTGGTCCCGGTGCACCCGTTCGTCGGTCACGATCGCGGCGAACTTCTCCTGAAAGAGGAGAAAGAGCGACGCGAGCTCGGCGCTGTCCCTCCGGAAGTTCTCGGTGGAGAAGGTGTAGAGCGTGATGTACCGCACGCCGAGCTCGCACGCCCAGTCGAGAACCTGTTCCGTGGCATCGGCGCCGAGCCGGTGGCCTATCGCCGTATCGAGCCCCTGCTCCCGGGCAAACCGGCGGTTTCCGTCCTGGATCACCGCGACGTGCCGGGGGATGTGTTTCACCTGCCACCGCAGGTAACGCTCGTAGAGGGGTTCAATCCTCGATCGCAGCATCAGAGCGGCGTCACCTCGACCACCATGCCGCCGTTCGGGTAGCGCTCGACGACGTATTTCCCGCCCGGCAACCCGGCGCCGTGGTCGGCAAGCACCCACCACGCCATCTCGACCCTTCCTTCGCAAACCACGTAGTCATCCTCATCGAGGCTCTCCAGGAACTCGTCGACGGCACCCGCAGGTTCGAGCACTCCGTAGACGACAGTCCCGTCATCCGTCACCTCTTCGAACGGACGCGCAGTGTTTG
This portion of the Methanoculleus oceani genome encodes:
- a CDS encoding DtxR family transcriptional regulator is translated as MLPSTFEDYLEAIFTITGDGGQPATSQEIAAALGTGREIAETTIASLVEEGYLERAAGDAVRLTGKGSSVASGVARKHRVLQCFLTEMLGVDADAASREACTLEHDISDETIERLSSYMDGAQPPPGCMGRCRGRDACTLLDCKEGDTVRVAMMRGARRHRRLLDLGIFPGEVVQIRRKLPNQSVVVRVKGCDIAISPEIAKSILVESCP
- a CDS encoding RNA-guided endonuclease InsQ/TnpB family protein, whose product is MHITAKIRIQVMPEQEDVLWHLSEKCRLVYNFALAERNRNYQENKDRPDKQYIGYVQQANALPRLKEKYPEYKWVYSKVLQTTLKSLDDDFRSFFALRQDGDKGANPPGFKGKDHFCTLRYNQSGFKIEGDRIRFSHFYNTMPLIFALPAGSQFTNVKQVDLFYDDIKSAYYVSIVHEVQPAQEYRDNGLYQAFDLGVTRHVGVNSHGKFIEFPVAHPDKYWKTPIAELQARRDHCKKKSRKWQKLNRLKRKCERKQGNQIKDFQHRLSKKIVKNTRANTILVGDLSVKQMPRSRQATPGLNRATQNTGHLSRFIGFLTYKATLAGKRVIKIDEQNTTKACCVCGTLHDMPLWKRVLECECGNTMDRDRNSAVNIMVRFLSQNAPRTGYRQFAGNLRQTGLEIPVHSQEAPCVGGGSSRIWVVP
- a CDS encoding ester cyclase, yielding MPSEENKAIVRRFIEAYNSRNLDLFDDLVAPDYVDHTHQQQGREIFKQLFSMAFNAFPDWNENIEDIIAEEDRVWVCVNATGTHTGEWNLSGVPLPPTGKKVTMTMVFIWRIENGKLAEGWEVDEDRDFLKQLGVIEYTEKGRNLFPEDVG
- a CDS encoding helix-hairpin-helix domain-containing protein; this translates as MIMAIPERQVTNRDVAERLAFMGRLLEIAGVDRYRTGAYERAARQVERLSLPVAELDEEELTRIPGIGVRIAGQIREIAATGSFRELKDLQATIPGSIVELLGVAGVGPRTLHTLWKRLGILTLEDLERAVQGHRIRALPGFGAKKEETIRRGIGQFRHRSDRMTRPQADAVLANVAALIPDGQYLVAGSYRRGSSTVGRLEIVATGNRSALVNHAPAGAIAHESAEEVSLSLAGAGVNIRFTEPGRCGTALLCATGSRGFLARLGEVALARGYRLGPDGLLDSASGRLQTFGSEEEVFAFLGMAAVPPELREDRGEIELALRGALPALVDLSDVRGDLHAHTTWSDGRQSLEDVATAGDARNYEYIVVTDHSSRVSPDALAKQRAEIERINRQHACQLLAGSEVDIKSDGTLGYQNRVLADLDLVIASVHSGFAQDQDVLTRRVLTAMENEHVDIIGHPTGRLLGRRPPYAIDLLRVMKHAAETGTALEINASPHRLDLEDIYIRHAKKEGVKLAAGTDAHRIGEFSNMRYGIVLARRGWCAPDDILNTLSLSGLLEWRS
- a CDS encoding undecaprenyl diphosphate synthase family protein — encoded protein: MIYRLYEKILLRDLHTLPEHICFMITEQDMLDAPDNLYLAAQWCRDLGIASAMFHISTADPARLERCLPLIRTLSSIARLTLHYRDEKEVSGEGMDVTVAIGKSGREEIAGCVRRMAEDGVDPGSVDEDLLESYLTFNYEPDLVIKTGGDHLTDFLIWQSVYSELFFLDINWALLRKVDFLRALRDFQSRARRFGR
- the uppS gene encoding polyprenyl diphosphate synthase → MLRSRIEPLYERYLRWQVKHIPRHVAVIQDGNRRFAREQGLDTAIGHRLGADATEQVLDWACELGVRYITLYTFSTENFRRDSAELASLFLLFQEKFAAIVTDERVHRDHIRVQMIGDRSLLPDDLLATIEAAEKATLHYTDYYINIALAYGGRNEIVHAARSILEEVKRGAVDPAAIDPAIVEAHLHRGAPIPPVDLIIRTGNDYRTSNFLPWLANGHESAVYFCAPFWPAFRKIDLLRAMRVYDQRMLLKERADRRG